TTTATGCAAGAAAAAGCTAAGATAGCTTTAGATGATGGATATTGGTTTGGACAAACAGGAGAAGGGTTTGAAAGAATGAATATAGCTTGTCCAAGATATATGGTAGAAGAGGGAATGAAAAGAATAGAGAAAGCTATAAAAGAGTGGAGAAATAAATAAATTAATATAATAGGGAGGATAAAATAATGGAAGAAAGAAAATATGGGGCAATATCATTTTTACCATTGATAATATTTTTAGCATTATATATTGGAAGTGGATTATATTTTACATTTATGGGAGCAGAAAGTGCTTTTTCAAAATTTCCAAGACATGTAGCACTTTTAATAGGAATAGTTATAGCTTTATTAATGAATAAAACTATGAAATTAGATAAGAAAATAGATATTTTTTGTGAAAATGCAGGGAATTCGGGAGTTATTATTATAGGATTAATTTATTTATTAGCAGGTGGATTCCAAGGAGCAGCCAAAGCTATGGGAGGAGTGGAATCAGTTGTAAATATGGGACTAACTTTTATACCTAGTAGTCTATTAGTTCCAGGAGTATTTGCAATATCATCATTCATATCAACAGCTATAGGGACTTCTATGGGAACTGTAGCAGCTATGGCACCAATAGCTATAGGAGTAGCAGAAGCTGCAAACTTAAATTTACCATTAACATGTGCCGCTGTAATAGGAGGAGCATATTTTGGTGATAACCTATCAATGATATCTGATACTACAATTTCAGCTGCTAAAGGTGTAGGCTCAGAAATGAAAGATAAATTTAGAATGAACTTTTTAATAGCTTTACCTGCTGCAATAGTAGCAATTATAATGTATTGGGCTTTAGGAGGAACAGGAGTAATAACAGGAGAACATAATTTTGAAATTATTAGAGTTATTCCATATATAATAGTTTTAGGAGCTGCTTTAGCAGGATTCAATGTTTGTGGAGTTTTATTTACTGGAATAGTAATGAGTGGATTAATTGGAATTTTTGAAGGAACAATAACTATATTAGAATGGGTTCAAGCAATAGGAAGTGGAATGTCAGATATGTTTAGCATTACTATAGTAGCAATATTAATTTCAGGATTAATAGGATTAATAAAATACTATGGAGGAGTAGATTGGCTTGTTAATTCAATAGTTTCAAGAATAAAAGAAAGAAAAGATGCAGAATATGGAATAGGATTATTATCAGGACTATTATCAGCAGCTTTAGTAAATAATACAATAGCTATTATAATTAGCGCTCCTATAGCAAAGGAGATTGGAAAAACTTATCATATAGCTCCAAAAAGGCTAGCAAGTTTAATTGATATATTTGCTTGTGCATTCTTAGCTTTAACACCATATGATGGAGGAATGTTGATAGTTACTGGTTTAGTTGATGTTTCACCATTAGCAGTATTAAAATATTCATTCTACATTTTTGCTTTAATTATAGCTACTTGTATAACTATTCAATTTGGATTATTAAGAACAGAAGAAGAAAAGAGATATTTAAAAGAGAATAATTTAAAATAATGGAGGATAAAATTAAAATGGAAGATTTAAAAAATAAAGGGATAGGAACAATAGCAATTCATGCAGGACAGCATAAAAATCCTTTTGGAGCATTAGCAACTCCAATATATCAAACATCAACATTTGTATTTGATTCAACAGAGCAGGGGGGAGCTCGTTTTGCAGGAAAAGAAGATGGATATATCTATTCAAGACTAGGAAATCCAACAGTAGCAGTGGCAGAAGCTAAAGTAGCAGCTTTAGAAGAAGGAGAAGCTGCAGCAGCTACCTCATCAGGAATGGGAGCTATTTCTTCAGTTTTATGGACATTGTTGAAAGCTGGAGACCATGTTATAGCAGATAAAATACTATATGGTTGTACATTTGCTCTATTAGCTCATGGAATGACAAGATATGGAGTAGAAGTAGATTTTATTGATACTTCTGATTTAGAAGAAGTAAAAAAACATATGAAGGAAAATACCAGAGTAGTATATTTAGAAACTCCAGCTAATCCAAACTTAAAAATTTCTGATATAGAAGAGATAGCTAAGATAGCTCATACCAATTCAAAAACAATGGTTGTTGTAGATAATACATTTGCAACTCCATATTTACAAAAACCATTAAAACTAGGAGCGGATATAGTTGTTCACTCAGCTACAAAATATATTAATGGACATGGAGATGTTATAGCAGGATTTGCAGTAGGAAAGAAAAAAATAATAGATGAGATAAAATTATTTGGAATAAAAGATATGACAGGATCAGTATTGGGACCTACAGAAGCTCATTTAATAATTAGAGGGTTAAAAACTTTTGAAATAAGAATGCAAAGACATTGTGATAACGCTCAAAAAGTTGCTGAATTTTTAGAAAAACATCCTAAGATAGATAAAGTATATTATCCAGGATTGATAAAGCATCCAGGTCATGAAATAGCTAAAAAGCAAATGAAAGGATTTGGAGGAATAATGTCTTTCGAATTAAAAGGTGGATTTGAGGCAGGAAAAACATTATTAAATAATGTGAAATTATGTGCTTTAGCTGTAAGTCTTGGAGATACTGAAACATTGATTCAACACCCAGCTTCAATGACTCACTCAGCATATTCAAAGGAAGAATTAAAAGAAGCTGGAATTCCAGAAGGATTAGTAAGATTATCTGTAGGATTAGAAAATGTAGAGGATATAATTGAAGATTTAGAACAAGCTTTAAATCAAGTTAAATAATAAAAAAGAGCTATGGAAATAATTTTCTATAGCTCTTTTTAGTTAAATAAAATAAACAGATAAATAATTTAGAATGCTTCCTACTAAAACAAATATATGCCAAACACCATGCATAAATCTAACTTTTTTCATTCCATAGAATATAGTACCAACAGAATAAGCAATTCCACCAGCAATTAAAAGTTTTAAAGAAAGGGGGCTAATTAAAGTTTTTAAATCATCGAAAACAAAAATAATCATCCATCCCATAAAAAGATATATTAATGTAGAGAGTATTTTAAATTTACCAGTAAAGAAAATTTTAAAAATGATACCTGCTAAGGTCATTCCCCATTGAGCAAAGAATAAAATCCACTTAACTTTTCCGTCAAAAAATCCTAGCAAATAAGGAGTGTATGATCCTGAAATAAGGATATAAATAGCTGAATGGTCTAAAATTTTAAATATTCTTTTTAATTTACCAGTATATAATATATGATAAGTACCAGACATGGAATAAAGTAATATTAAAGAGAAACAAAATAACATTGAACCAATAAAATATCCAATATTACCACTCTCTAAAGTTCTTACTAGTAGAGCTCCTGTGCCAACTAATGCTAAAATAACTCCAAAGTAATGAGTAAGTGAGTTTACCCATTCTTCAACTCTTGAAACTTCATTCATAATAGCCTCCTGTTAAAACAAATAAAGTAAAATAAAATAGCCATTAATTATATCTTTTATTGAAAGTATTTTATCATATTAGTCATGAAAAAGTATAGTTAAATTTCAAAACTTTTAGTAATTATAGCCCCTTTATTTTTCATCTCTTTAATAGCATCTTTAGAAGAGCTAGGAGTTAAGTTTACTCCTCTACAACCATCTTCTATTAAATATACTTTATATCCTAATTCTAATGCATCAAGAACTGTAAATTTTACACAAAAATCAGTAGCTAATCCCATTATATATAAAGTGTCAATTTTTTTTTCTTTTAAAAAATTATCTAAATTTGTTTTTTGTAATTTTCCATTATCAAAGAAACCACTGTATGAGTCAATTTCAGGATTATTTCCTTTAAATATAGTTTTATCAATATTGTTACTATCTAATTCTGAATGGAATTCACTACCATAAGTATTTTCTACACAGTGAACAGGCCACCAAACTTGAGGTAAATTATTTAAGATTCCAAGTTCTCCAACTTTTCCATTTGAATTAATAGCAAAACTTTTATGGGAATTAGGGTGCCAATCTTTAGTTGCAACTATTAAATCATTATTTTCTCTAAATTTTTTTATTAAAGAGTTTGCAACTGGGATAACTGAATCTCCATATTTTACCTCAAGAGCACCATTTTTACAAAAATCATTTTGTAAGTCAACTAATAATAAAGCTTTCATAAAATCCTCCTAAAATATTTTTCTAATTTTATTATACCATTTTTTAGAAGAAAAAACATATCTATCCATTGAAAATATTGACATTTTTTAAAAAATATGATAAAATAAGCCGTTGTGAAATACACACATCAGTTATTTCTAAGCCAGGTGTTTTCAAATGAAAATTGCTTAGTTTTGAGACTGATGGAAGAAAAACCAAAAGACTATTAGGAGGAAAAAATGGCAGTAATAACAATGAAACAATTATTAGAAGCTGGAGTTCACTTCGGACACCAAGCAAAAAGATGGAACCCAAAAATGGCTAAGTACATCTTCACAGAGAGAAATGGAATCCACGTAATCGATTTACACAAATCTTTAAAGAAAATCGAAGAAGCTTATGCAGTAATGAGAGAGATTGCTGAGCAAGGTGGAAAAGTTCTATTCGTAGGAACTAAAAAACAAGCTCAAGAGGCTGTAAAAGAGCAAGCTGAAAGATCAGGAATGTACTATGTAAACAACAGATGGTTAGGAGGAATGTTAACTAACTTCGCAACTATCAAAACAAGAGTAGAAAGATTAAAAGAGTTAGAGCAAATGGAAGCAGATGGAACTTTAGATACTGCTTACACTAAAAAAGAAGCAGCTAACTTCAGAAAAGAATTAGCAAAATTATCTAAAAACCTTTGCGGAATTAAAGATATGAAAGAAGTTCCAGCAGCAGTATTTATCGTAGACTGTAAAAAAGAAACTTTAGCAATAAAAGAAGCTTCTGATTTAGGAATTCCTGTATTTGCAATGATCGATACTAACGTAGATCCAGACTTAATAACTTACCCAATTCCTGCAAACGATGATGCTATCAGATCTGTAAAATTAATCTCATCTGTAATGGCTAACGCTATCATCGAAGGAAACCAAGGTAAAGAAGTAGTAGAAGTTCCTGCTACTGAAGAAGAAGTTGTAGTAGAAGAAGAAGTAGTAGCTGAGTAATTTTATTCATCTATTATGGTTGAGCATAAATTAATAAAATAAAATTTTATTAGGAGGAAAAAATGGCAGTAATAACAGCTGGTTTAGTTAAAGAACTAAGAGAAAGAACTGGTGCTGGAATGATGGATTGTAAAAAGGCACTAATGGAAAATGACGGAGATATGGATAAAGCAATTGACTACTTAAGAGAGAAAGGAATTGCTAAAGCAGTTAAGAAAGCTGGAAGAATAGCAGCTGAAGGATTAATCTTTGATGCTGTATCAGCAGACCACAAAAGAGCTGTATTAATCGAGTTCAACTCTGAAACTGACTTCGTTGCTAAAAACGTAGAGTTTAAAGAATTTGGAAAGAAATTAGCTGAAATTGCTATTACAAATAATGTAAAAACTATAGAGGCTTTAAATGAAGCTGAAATAGAAGCTGGAAAAACTGTTGCTCAAGCAGTAACTGATTTAATAGCTAAAATCGGAGAAAACATGAATATCAGAAGAATTCATGAAACTGAAGCTAAAGATGGTTTCGTAGCAACTTATAGCCACTTAGGAGGAAAGCTAGGAGTTATAGTTGAATTATCTGGAGAAGCTACTGAAGCAAACATAACTAAAGCTAGAGATATAGCTATGCACGTAGCAGCTATGGATCCTAAATACTTAAATTCATCTGAAGTTACAACAGCTGACTTAGAGCATGAGAAAGAAATAGCTAGAAAACAATTAGAAGCTGAAGGAAAACCAGCTCAAATAATTGAGAAAATCCTAGTTGGAAAAATGAATAAATTCTATGAAGAGAACTGTTTAGTAGATCAAATCTACGTAAGAGCAGAAAATAAAGAAACTGTTGCTAAATTCGCAGCACCTTCAACTGTATTATCATTTGCTAGATACAAAGTTGGAGATGGAATCGAGAAAAAAGAAGAAAACTTCGCAGAAGAAGTTGCAGCTCAAATCAGAGGATAATAGCTAACAAATATAATGGGGATGCAACCGCATCTCCATTTTTTTAAAAAATTAATTAGGAGGAGCTATGGAGAAGCCATTTTATAAAAGAGTTTTATTAAAACTTAGTGGAGAAGCTCTAATGGGAGAGCAAGAGTTTGGAATTTCATCAGATGTAATAGCATCTTATGCTAGACAGATAAAAGAGATAGCTGATTTAGGAGTAGAGGTTTCAGTAGTTATAGGTGGAGGAAATATCTTCAGAGGACTATCTGGAGCAACTCAAGGAGTAGATAGAGTAACAGGAGATCATATGGGAATGTTAGCTACTGTTATTAACTCTCTTGCACTTCAAAACTCAATAGAGAAACTAGGAGTACAAACAAGAGTACTTACTGCTATTGAGATGCCTAAGATAGCTGAGCCATTTATTAAAAGAAGAGCTCAAAGACACCTTGAAAAGGGAAGAGTTGTAATATTTGGAGCTGGAACAGGAAATCCATATTTTACAACTGATACAGCAGCAGCATTAAGAGCAATAGAGATGAATACTGAGGTAGTTTTAAAGGCTACAAAAGTAGATGGAATCTATGATAAAGATCCTGTAAAGTATGCTGATGCAGTAAAATATGAAACTGTAACTTATACAGAAGTTTTAAATAAAAACCTTAAAGTAATGGATGCAACTGCAATTTCATTATGCAGAGAAAATAAACTTCCAATTATTGTATTTGATTCTTTAACAGAAGGAAATATAAAAAGAGTAATAATGGGAGAAAAAATAGGAACAACAGTAATAGCTGATTAATATTTAGGAGGAAATTTATGACAGGTAAAGAAGTAGTAAGCTTATGTAAAGAAAAAATGGGTAAAGCTGTAGAAGCTACAAAACACAAATTTACATCAATAAGAGCAGGAAGAGCTAACGTTTCTATGTTAGATGGAATAAAAGTAGAGCAATATGGTTCTGAAATGCCATTAAACCAAGTTGGATCTGTATCAGCTCCAGAAGCAAGATTATTAGTAATAGATCCATGGGATAAGTCATTAATAGGAAAAATAGAAAAGGCTATAATAGCTGCTAACTTAGGATTAACTCCTAATAATGATGGTAAAGTTATAAGACTTATAATGCCAGAATTAACTGCTGATAGAAGAAAAGAGTATGTAAAAATGGCTAAATCTGAAGCTGAAAATGGAAAAGTTGCTGTAAGAAATATAAGAAAAGATGGAAATAATGATCTTAAAAAATTATTAAAAGATAAGGAAAATCCAGTTTCAGAAGATGAAGTTAAGAATTTAGAAGCTGAAATTCAAAAATTAACAGATGCTCATATTAAAGAGATAGATGAGTTATTTGCTAAGAAAGAAAAAGAGATAACAACTGTTTAATAAAAAATTTAAAAGAAGGGAGCTAATTAAGGCTCCCTTCTTTTATCATTATGATAATGAAAATAAAAAATGATTTACCTCACTGTATTTAAATTGTCATATATAATAAAAAAAGTACTTTTGTATAAAAAAATAAACTAAATGTATTATTTATAAAGATGGCATAAAAATTGCTATTATTTTAATATAAGTTATTAAATATTAAAATATTAATAGGAGGAAAAAATGAATAGTACACAAATTACAGCATTAGTAATAATTTTAGTTTACATGGCAGTAACAGTTGCTATTGGACTATTTGCTTCAAGAAAAAAAACAGAGGAGAAACAAAGTAATGATGACTTCTTAATGGCAAGTAAATCATTAGGACCAGTAGTTCTAGCAGGAACATTATTTGCTGCAAATACAGGAGGAGCTAGTACAACAGGTATAGCTACTAACGTATTTCAATATGGATTATCAGCTTCTTGGTATGTAATAGCAGGAGGAATAGGATTTGTTTTAGTATCTTTTATAGCACCATATTTTAGAAGAGCACAAGCTAATACAGTACCTGAAATTATTAGTAAAAGATATGGAAAAGCTTCACACATATTTACAGCTTTTACTTCAATCTCTGCATTATTTATGGCAACAGGAGCTCAATTTATAGCTACAGCTTCAATTATAAACGTTGTAACAGGATTTGACTTTGAAACTGCAGCAATAGTAAGTACTATTGTAGTTGTTATTTATACAATGTTTGGAGGATTTAAGTCAGTTACAGCTACAAACTTAATGCACGTTTTATTTATCACTGTTGGAATGACAATAGCTATGTTTGTAATGGTTAATAATCCAGAAGTAGGAGGATTTGGAGCATTATTTGAAAAAGCAAGAGCTATGCAAGATGCAGCTGGAAATAATATGAATATATTAAGTATGACAAAAATAGGTGGAACTACAATAATTGGTTACATTGCAATGTATTTTATGACTTTCCCAACAGGACAAGAAATAGTTCAAACTTATTGTTCAGCTAAAGATGGAAAATCAGCTAAATTAGGTTCAATATTAGCAGGACTTGTATCAGCAGCATATGCAATTGTTCCAGCAATAATAGGATTATTAGCTTATGTTTGTATTGATGGTTATGTATTAGCAGGTTCTCAAAAAAATGCACTAGCACAAGCTACAATAACTTTTGCTCCTTCAATATTAGCAGGAGTAGTATTGGCAGCAATAGTTGCAGCTACAATGAGTAGTGCTTCAGGAAATATGATAGGAACTGCTACTATGTTTACTAATGACGTTTTTACACCATATATAAATAAAGGTGTAAAAGATGATAAAAAAGAAATTTGGATTTCTAAAGTTACAATGTTAGTAGTTGGAGTAGTTGGATTATTTATAGCTTTAAAAGCAAGTAATGTTATCAGTGTTATGATGGGGGCATTTGCATTAAGAAGTGCAGGTCCATTTGCAGCATTTATTTGTGGATTATTCTGTAAAAATGTAACTAAACGTGCAGGATTTATTTCTATCTTAGTAGGAACAATAGTTGCAGCTATATGGATTTATGTATTAGACACACCAGGTGGATTAAATGCTATGGTACCAGGTGGAATAGTAGCATTTATAGCTATCTTCTTAGTTTCTAAAATTGAAATTAGTCAAGGAGTAGAGCCAGCACCAGAAATAAAATTTGATGAAAATGTTTAATTAGGTTTGAATATAAATATAAGGGGGTTATAAAAAATATGGAGAAAATACTTATAAAAAATGGAACAGTTATAGATGGAAGCAGAAGTGCAAGATTCCAAGCTGATGTATTAGTTGAAGGAGAAAGAATAGTAAAAATAGGAAAAATAGATGAAGCAGCTGATAGAGTAATAGATGCTAGTGGTAAAATAGTTGCACCTGGATTTATTGATACTCATAGCCACTCAGATTTAAAAGTTTTACTAGAACCATTTGTTGAACCAAAACTTCGTCAAGGAATTACTACAGAAGTATTAGGACAAGATGGAATTTCTATGGCTCCATTACCAAAAGAGTATGTAAGTTCTTGGAGAAAAAATCTAGCAGGACTAGATGGAGATAGTGATGAATTAGGTTGGGACTGGGAAAATACAGATAACTACTTAAAATTAATAGAGAAAAAAGGATGTACTCCAAATGAGTCATATCTAGTACCTCATGGAAATATCAGAATGGAAGCTATGGGACTAGAAGCAAGAGTTGCTACTGATGAAGAGCTAGAAAAAATGAAAGAGATAACTAGAAGAGAGATGGAAGCAGGAGCAGCAGGACTTTCAACAGGGCTTATCTATATTCCTTGCGCATATTCAGATACAAGAGAAATGATAGAGATCTGTAAAGTAGCAGCAGAATATGATAGACCACTTGTAATTCACCAAAGAAGTGAAGCAGATACAATGATAGATTCTATGAATGAAGTAATAACAATAGCAAAAGAAAGTGGAGTAAAAATACACTTCTCTCACTTCAAAATCTGTGGAAAAAATAACTGGCATTTAATAAAAGATATATTAGCACTATTAGATAAGTGTAAAGAAGAGGGAATAGAGATCTCTTATGACCAATATCCATATGTAGCAGGAAGTACAATGCTAGGAGTAATAATTCCACCTTGGGCACATGCAGGAGGAACAGATAAACTAGTAGAGAGATTAGGAAATCCAGCAGATAGAGAGAGAATGAAACACGATATAATCAATGGAATTCCAGGATGGGATAACTTTATAGATTTTGCAGGATTTGATGGAATTTATGTAACATCAGTAAAAACAAAAGCAAATGAAGATTGTATAGGAAAAAACTTACTAGAAATAGCTGAATTAAAAGGAAAAGATAAATTTGATGCAGTATTTGACCTATTAAAAGAGGAAGAAAATGCAGTAGGAATGTATGACTATTATGGAAAAGATGAGCATGTGGTAACATTCTTAACAAGAGAAGAAAGTAATGTATGTACAGATGGATTATTAGGAGGAAAACCACATCCAAGAGTATATGGAGCATTCCCAAGAGTAATAGGAAAATTTGTAAGAGAAATGAAAGCAATGACTCTAGAAGAGGCAGTGTATAAAATGACTCACAAACCTGCTAAAACTTTTAAATTAGAAGATAGAGGATTATTAAAAGAAGGATATTTTGCAGATATAGTAATCTTTGATGAAAATACAACAATAGACAAAGGAACATTTGTAGATCCAATTCAAAACCCAGAAGGAATAAGCCA
The DNA window shown above is from Fusobacterium mortiferum ATCC 9817 and carries:
- the tsf gene encoding translation elongation factor Ts, with product MAVITAGLVKELRERTGAGMMDCKKALMENDGDMDKAIDYLREKGIAKAVKKAGRIAAEGLIFDAVSADHKRAVLIEFNSETDFVAKNVEFKEFGKKLAEIAITNNVKTIEALNEAEIEAGKTVAQAVTDLIAKIGENMNIRRIHETEAKDGFVATYSHLGGKLGVIVELSGEATEANITKARDIAMHVAAMDPKYLNSSEVTTADLEHEKEIARKQLEAEGKPAQIIEKILVGKMNKFYEENCLVDQIYVRAENKETVAKFAAPSTVLSFARYKVGDGIEKKEENFAEEVAAQIRG
- the trhA gene encoding PAQR family membrane homeostasis protein TrhA, with product MNEVSRVEEWVNSLTHYFGVILALVGTGALLVRTLESGNIGYFIGSMLFCFSLILLYSMSGTYHILYTGKLKRIFKILDHSAIYILISGSYTPYLLGFFDGKVKWILFFAQWGMTLAGIIFKIFFTGKFKILSTLIYLFMGWMIIFVFDDLKTLISPLSLKLLIAGGIAYSVGTIFYGMKKVRFMHGVWHIFVLVGSILNYLSVYFI
- a CDS encoding sodium:solute symporter family protein, with product MNSTQITALVIILVYMAVTVAIGLFASRKKTEEKQSNDDFLMASKSLGPVVLAGTLFAANTGGASTTGIATNVFQYGLSASWYVIAGGIGFVLVSFIAPYFRRAQANTVPEIISKRYGKASHIFTAFTSISALFMATGAQFIATASIINVVTGFDFETAAIVSTIVVVIYTMFGGFKSVTATNLMHVLFITVGMTIAMFVMVNNPEVGGFGALFEKARAMQDAAGNNMNILSMTKIGGTTIIGYIAMYFMTFPTGQEIVQTYCSAKDGKSAKLGSILAGLVSAAYAIVPAIIGLLAYVCIDGYVLAGSQKNALAQATITFAPSILAGVVLAAIVAATMSSASGNMIGTATMFTNDVFTPYINKGVKDDKKEIWISKVTMLVVGVVGLFIALKASNVISVMMGAFALRSAGPFAAFICGLFCKNVTKRAGFISILVGTIVAAIWIYVLDTPGGLNAMVPGGIVAFIAIFLVSKIEISQGVEPAPEIKFDENV
- the pyrH gene encoding UMP kinase codes for the protein MEKPFYKRVLLKLSGEALMGEQEFGISSDVIASYARQIKEIADLGVEVSVVIGGGNIFRGLSGATQGVDRVTGDHMGMLATVINSLALQNSIEKLGVQTRVLTAIEMPKIAEPFIKRRAQRHLEKGRVVIFGAGTGNPYFTTDTAAALRAIEMNTEVVLKATKVDGIYDKDPVKYADAVKYETVTYTEVLNKNLKVMDATAISLCRENKLPIIVFDSLTEGNIKRVIMGEKIGTTVIAD
- the rpsB gene encoding 30S ribosomal protein S2, which produces MAVITMKQLLEAGVHFGHQAKRWNPKMAKYIFTERNGIHVIDLHKSLKKIEEAYAVMREIAEQGGKVLFVGTKKQAQEAVKEQAERSGMYYVNNRWLGGMLTNFATIKTRVERLKELEQMEADGTLDTAYTKKEAANFRKELAKLSKNLCGIKDMKEVPAAVFIVDCKKETLAIKEASDLGIPVFAMIDTNVDPDLITYPIPANDDAIRSVKLISSVMANAIIEGNQGKEVVEVPATEEEVVVEEEVVAE
- the pncA gene encoding bifunctional nicotinamidase/pyrazinamidase, with the protein product MKALLLVDLQNDFCKNGALEVKYGDSVIPVANSLIKKFRENNDLIVATKDWHPNSHKSFAINSNGKVGELGILNNLPQVWWPVHCVENTYGSEFHSELDSNNIDKTIFKGNNPEIDSYSGFFDNGKLQKTNLDNFLKEKKIDTLYIMGLATDFCVKFTVLDALELGYKVYLIEDGCRGVNLTPSSSKDAIKEMKNKGAIITKSFEI
- the megL gene encoding methionine gamma-lyase gives rise to the protein MEDLKNKGIGTIAIHAGQHKNPFGALATPIYQTSTFVFDSTEQGGARFAGKEDGYIYSRLGNPTVAVAEAKVAALEEGEAAAATSSGMGAISSVLWTLLKAGDHVIADKILYGCTFALLAHGMTRYGVEVDFIDTSDLEEVKKHMKENTRVVYLETPANPNLKISDIEEIAKIAHTNSKTMVVVDNTFATPYLQKPLKLGADIVVHSATKYINGHGDVIAGFAVGKKKIIDEIKLFGIKDMTGSVLGPTEAHLIIRGLKTFEIRMQRHCDNAQKVAEFLEKHPKIDKVYYPGLIKHPGHEIAKKQMKGFGGIMSFELKGGFEAGKTLLNNVKLCALAVSLGDTETLIQHPASMTHSAYSKEELKEAGIPEGLVRLSVGLENVEDIIEDLEQALNQVK
- a CDS encoding Na+/H+ antiporter NhaC family protein, whose translation is MEERKYGAISFLPLIIFLALYIGSGLYFTFMGAESAFSKFPRHVALLIGIVIALLMNKTMKLDKKIDIFCENAGNSGVIIIGLIYLLAGGFQGAAKAMGGVESVVNMGLTFIPSSLLVPGVFAISSFISTAIGTSMGTVAAMAPIAIGVAEAANLNLPLTCAAVIGGAYFGDNLSMISDTTISAAKGVGSEMKDKFRMNFLIALPAAIVAIIMYWALGGTGVITGEHNFEIIRVIPYIIVLGAALAGFNVCGVLFTGIVMSGLIGIFEGTITILEWVQAIGSGMSDMFSITIVAILISGLIGLIKYYGGVDWLVNSIVSRIKERKDAEYGIGLLSGLLSAALVNNTIAIIISAPIAKEIGKTYHIAPKRLASLIDIFACAFLALTPYDGGMLIVTGLVDVSPLAVLKYSFYIFALIIATCITIQFGLLRTEEEKRYLKENNLK
- the frr gene encoding ribosome recycling factor translates to MTGKEVVSLCKEKMGKAVEATKHKFTSIRAGRANVSMLDGIKVEQYGSEMPLNQVGSVSAPEARLLVIDPWDKSLIGKIEKAIIAANLGLTPNNDGKVIRLIMPELTADRRKEYVKMAKSEAENGKVAVRNIRKDGNNDLKKLLKDKENPVSEDEVKNLEAEIQKLTDAHIKEIDELFAKKEKEITTV
- a CDS encoding N-acyl-D-amino-acid deacylase family protein, producing the protein MEKILIKNGTVIDGSRSARFQADVLVEGERIVKIGKIDEAADRVIDASGKIVAPGFIDTHSHSDLKVLLEPFVEPKLRQGITTEVLGQDGISMAPLPKEYVSSWRKNLAGLDGDSDELGWDWENTDNYLKLIEKKGCTPNESYLVPHGNIRMEAMGLEARVATDEELEKMKEITRREMEAGAAGLSTGLIYIPCAYSDTREMIEICKVAAEYDRPLVIHQRSEADTMIDSMNEVITIAKESGVKIHFSHFKICGKNNWHLIKDILALLDKCKEEGIEISYDQYPYVAGSTMLGVIIPPWAHAGGTDKLVERLGNPADRERMKHDIINGIPGWDNFIDFAGFDGIYVTSVKTKANEDCIGKNLLEIAELKGKDKFDAVFDLLKEEENAVGMYDYYGKDEHVVTFLTREESNVCTDGLLGGKPHPRVYGAFPRVIGKFVREMKAMTLEEAVYKMTHKPAKTFKLEDRGLLKEGYFADIVIFDENTTIDKGTFVDPIQNPEGISHVMVNGVLAIDNYEATKKLSGKVLRIKK